CGACACGGATGTGCCGAACCTGTTCCACGCGGCGGCACAGGCCGGATTCCGTTGCCTGGCGCCCGAGCACATCGGTGTCGGCTTCCGACATCTGGATCTGGCCCCGGGAGAAGCGCTTTCCGCGGCGGCAAAGGCGATTGCCGGTGCGATCCACGTTGCCGAAGAGCCGGAACTGGCGGTGCGCGACGGTGGTATTTACGCTAAACGTCTTGTCGTCAAACCTATTTCGGATGACCGGCCGTTGCGCGGCGCGGATCTGCGTGAGGTTGTGATCGTGGGCGGAACGGGGGAAGTCGGACTCGACTTCTGCGAGCAGTTCGCGCGGGGCGGAGCCGGACGTATCACCCTGATCAGCAGGTCGGGTGGCTCGGATTCAGCCGCTGAACGGATCCACCGGATCAGGGGACTCGGCCGAACCGAGGTGGTCGTCCGGTCGTGTGACGTGACCGACGAATCCGCTGTGCGCACACTCGCCGCCGAATACCGTGAAACGCCCGCGGATCTGATCGTGCACGCTGCGGTCGACTACGCCGCGGCCGCAGAGGTCGGTCCGGATTCGGTGCGCGCCGCCGCTGCCCCGAAAGCCCTCGCTCTCGACCTGCTGGTCCGGCACTTCCCGCTCGCGGCCGAAGGCCGCATCATGTTGTGCTCGTCGCTGTCGGCGACCATCGGAGGCCGCGGGCACATGCTGTACTCGGCGGTCAACCGGATGCTCGACGCCGCGGCCGCGCAGTACCGCAGCCGGGGCATCGCGTGCACGTCGGTGCAGTGGGGGCTGTGGCGTGAGATCGGCATGAGCCGGCAGGACGTGCGCGACCGGATCAGCGGAAGCGGCCTGGTACCGATGGATCCGGCCGGCGCGATCATGGCCGGGTTCACCACTCGGGCCGAGAACGTCATCGTGGCCACTGCGGATTGGGACCGGATCGAAGCGATCTTCAGCATCTTCGGGTTCGGCCCGCTGTTCGGCAAGTTGGAGTTCGAAGCCCCGCCGGTTGCCGTCCCGACCGACCCGGTCGCGGTGCGAACCCTGGAAGCTGCCGCACCCGCCGAGCCCGCGGCCTCCGCTGTCACGGTGGCGACCGACACCGCCGAAACGGTGCGCATCGCGCTTCGCGCGGTGATGGGCATGGACATGTCGGAGGCCATCGACGGGTCGACACCGCTGGTCGCCCTCGGACTGGACTCGTTGCAGGCCCTGGACTTGCGCAAACGCATCGAGTCGGATCTGAAGCGCGATCTGCCGGTGACCGCGATTCTGGGCGGGGCGTCGTTCGACGAGGTGGTATCCCTGCTTGGCCGATAGAAATAGGTTAGCCTTGCCAAAGTAATGTTCCACAGGGATATTCGCGCGTACCAGGACGGGGAATATGGCGTTGGCATCGAATACGGACCAGGCGATCATCGTCGAGGCCGTCGAGAAGTCCTTCGGCGAGGTGAAGGCGCTGCGTGGCGTCAGCTTCACGGCGCCCGCGGGCAGCGTGCTCGGCGTGCTCGGTCCGAACGGGGCGGGGAAGACCACGACCGTCTCCGTCCTGTCCACGCTCATCCGGCCCGACGCCGGCCGGGCGCTCGTCGCGGGCCACGACGTAGTACGCGAGGCGGAGGCGGTGCGCGCTTCCATCATGCTCACCGGACAGTACGCCGCGGTGGATGAGATGCTCAGCGGTCGCGAGAACCTGGTGCTGTTCGGTCGCCTCATGGGGCTGCGCCGAAAGGCGGCTCGCGAGCGCGCCGAGGAATTGCTGGCACAATTCGAGCTGACCGCGGCGGCCGACCGGCGGGTCGGTCAGTACTCCGGCGGCATGCGGCGGCGCATCGACATCGCGTGCGGGCTGGTGCGCCCGCCGCGGGTGGTGTTCCTGGACGAGCCGACGACCGGCCTCGACCCGGTCAGCAGGCAGAGTCTGTGGTCGCTGGTGCGGTCGCTCAAGGAGCAGGGCGTGACGATCTTGCTCACCACGCAGTACCTCGAAGAGGCGGATGTGTTGAGCGACAACATCATCGTCATCGACAAGGGCGCCGTGATCGCCGAGGGCACCGCCGATCAACTCAAGGCTCGCTCCGGAACCAGTTGCTGCGAGGTGGTCCCGGTCGAGGCCGACGACGTGGCCGCGGTGGCGGCCGCACTCGCCGGACTCGGTGAGATCACCGTGGCCGAATCCGCGGACCGGGTTTCGCTGCCTGCGCCGGACGGTGCGGCGACATTGGCCGAGGCATTGCGCCGAATCAACGAGGCCGGTATCGAACTGATCGATATCGCTCTGCGCAGGCCGACGCTGGACGAGGTGTTCATCGAACTCACCAAGCCCGTGGCCGAGGTGCACGCGTGACCGTCACCGCCACACCCGATCCAGTGGCCGTGCTCCGTGTTCCGGCCGGGATGCAATGGACCGCTCTGAGCGAGCGCAGTATTCGCGCCGCGTTCCGCGAAGGCGACCTCATCTTGGCCTGCACTGCGCCGATGACCTTCTTCATCTGCGTCTATGTTCCGCTGCGCCGATCCGTGGAGGCATCGGGTCTGGACTACGCCCAGTACCTGCTCCCGTTGATCGCGGTGCAGTCGATGTTCTTCACGTCGATGTTCGCGGCCGATCGGGCAGGCCGGGAGATCACGGCGGGGATGGGCACGCGGTTGCGTGCCATGCCGGTCTTGTCGTGGGTTCCGCCTGCCGCGCGGATGTCGGCGAACGTGTTACGGGCGAGCGTCGCGCTGGCGGGCGCGCTGACGATCGGGATACTGTTCGGATTCCGCTTCCACGGATTGCCCGCTGCCGTCGCGTTCGTGGTGCTGACGTTGGCGTTCGGTGCGGCGATCGTGGTCGCCTCCGATGCACTCGGTACCGCCACCGCCAACCCGGAACTCGGCGGAACGGTGTTGTTCGTGCCGCAGCTGCTGCTGCTCATGACGTCGACGGGTTTCGTTCCCGCTGAGGGCTTTCCCGGCTGGATCCAGCCGTTCACACGTAACCAGCCGGTATCACAGGTTGCCGCCGCGCTGCGCGACTTGGCCGAAGGCCGGTTCGGCTCGGCGGTGGGTGTCGCGGTGATCTGGGTCGTCGGTCTGCTTGCGGCGGCCGCGGTGTTGTCGGTGCGAGTGGAAAGGCGTCGGCGGTGAACGCGCTGATCGACCAGAGCTTGGTGGAGACCGGGCGGCTGCTGCGCCGGTGGAGCAGGCAGCACGAGGTGCTGACGACCACACTGGTGCTGCCGATCCTGTTGCTGCTGATGTATCAGTTGGTGCTGAACAAGTCGCTGACCGCTGCGGAGGGTGTCGAACCCATCTACGGTTTCGTGCCGATGATCGCTGTCTCTGCCGCCATGTACGGCGCGATGGGCACCGGTATCTCGCTGTACGGAGAGCGGGAAAGTGGACTGCTGCGCCGGTTCTGGGTGCTTCCGCTACATCGCTCGGCCGGGTTCGTCGGCCGATTGCTCGCCGAATGTGTGCGTGCGCTTGCCGCGACGGTCGTGGTTGTCGGGGTCGGGATGGTCCTCGGCCTGCGATTCCATCAGGGCTGGGTGGGGGCACTCGGGGTATTGCTCGTTCCGGTGATCGTGATCGCGGGCTTCACCCCGGTGGTGATCGTGGTCGGGGTCAGTCGAATCGGCGACAAAGTCGCGCAGATCTTCGCCGTGGTGGTGCTGCTCGGGATGTTCTTCAATCCCGGCTTCGCCCCGGTGCGGAACTATCCGGGATGGCTACAGCCGATCGTCCGCGGCCAGCCGATGAGCTGTGCGATCGAGGCGATGCGCGGACTGACCCTCGGCGGCCCGATCGCGACACCGCTGCTGCAAACTATCGCCTGGTCGGCCGGCCTGGTGGCGGCTTTCGCCGCCTTGGCCGTCCGCGGTTACCGGATGGCCGCCGAACACTGACCGTCGCTCGGCCACTTGGGCCGCGGCCGATGATCCACAGGCCTTCGATCGCTATGACAATCGTCGCGTTCGTATCGATCATCGAGGTGTGAGCGCGCTGCTCCGGTCGGCTTCGACGTCGTGGCGCAGGAGCTGTGCGCCGCAGGATGCTTCCTCTTCTTTGTCGCGGTCCTCGCCCTATTGCCGCAGCTGGCGCGAGAGTGGCCGGAAGCCCGCGTGCGGGTGCCTGCGGGCAGCTGATGGCTTCCGGCTCCCCGACCGGCTGGTGCTGCCGGCGGTCGCCTTCGTCTGGGTGGTTGCCGTCGGCGGGCTGGATGGTCGTCAACGCACCGCTTGATCGTTACATCTGCTAATTATATAGTTTGCGGAAGTAACCATTCGTAAGGGGCTGCCGTGACGATTCCATCCACCGATCCAGATCTGGGCGAGGTGCGGACCATCCGCCATCGGCTGCGGTACGACCGCGATCACCCGCGCTACAAGTGGATCGTCCTGACCAACACCACGCTC
The DNA window shown above is from Nocardia sp. NBC_01730 and carries:
- a CDS encoding ATP-binding cassette domain-containing protein; translated protein: MASNTDQAIIVEAVEKSFGEVKALRGVSFTAPAGSVLGVLGPNGAGKTTTVSVLSTLIRPDAGRALVAGHDVVREAEAVRASIMLTGQYAAVDEMLSGRENLVLFGRLMGLRRKAARERAEELLAQFELTAAADRRVGQYSGGMRRRIDIACGLVRPPRVVFLDEPTTGLDPVSRQSLWSLVRSLKEQGVTILLTTQYLEEADVLSDNIIVIDKGAVIAEGTADQLKARSGTSCCEVVPVEADDVAAVAAALAGLGEITVAESADRVSLPAPDGAATLAEALRRINEAGIELIDIALRRPTLDEVFIELTKPVAEVHA
- a CDS encoding ABC transporter permease, with translation MTVTATPDPVAVLRVPAGMQWTALSERSIRAAFREGDLILACTAPMTFFICVYVPLRRSVEASGLDYAQYLLPLIAVQSMFFTSMFAADRAGREITAGMGTRLRAMPVLSWVPPAARMSANVLRASVALAGALTIGILFGFRFHGLPAAVAFVVLTLAFGAAIVVASDALGTATANPELGGTVLFVPQLLLLMTSTGFVPAEGFPGWIQPFTRNQPVSQVAAALRDLAEGRFGSAVGVAVIWVVGLLAAAAVLSVRVERRRR
- a CDS encoding ABC transporter permease, whose translation is MNALIDQSLVETGRLLRRWSRQHEVLTTTLVLPILLLLMYQLVLNKSLTAAEGVEPIYGFVPMIAVSAAMYGAMGTGISLYGERESGLLRRFWVLPLHRSAGFVGRLLAECVRALAATVVVVGVGMVLGLRFHQGWVGALGVLLVPVIVIAGFTPVVIVVGVSRIGDKVAQIFAVVVLLGMFFNPGFAPVRNYPGWLQPIVRGQPMSCAIEAMRGLTLGGPIATPLLQTIAWSAGLVAAFAALAVRGYRMAAEH